One window from the genome of Sesamum indicum cultivar Zhongzhi No. 13 linkage group LG15, S_indicum_v1.0, whole genome shotgun sequence encodes:
- the LOC105177794 gene encoding probable indole-3-acetic acid-amido synthetase GH3.1 — MAVDSCLSSPVCPPVNEKFAKALQFIEEMTGNTDTVQEKVLAEILARNADTEYLQRFHLGGATDRDTFKSKIPVVTYEDLQPEIQRIANGDRSPILCSHPISEFLTSSGTSAGERKLMPTIREEMDRRQLLYSLLMPVMSLYVPGLDKGKGLYFLFVKAETKTPGGLVARPVLTSYYKSDHFKTRPYDPYNVYTSPDEAILCSDSFQSMYTQMLCGLLMREEVLRVGAVFASGLLRAIRFLQLNWRQLAHDISTGSLNPKITDPSIQERMAKTLKPNPDLAEFITKECEGENWERIIPRIWPNTMYLDVIVTGAMAQYITLLDFYSGGLPQASCTMYASSECYFGLNLKPMTKPSEVSYTIMPNMGYFEFIPHDPANPVQLSRDAPPQLVDLADVEVGKEYELVVTTYSGLCRYRVGDILRVTEFHNSAPQFKFIRRKNVLLSIDADKTDESELQKAVENASVLLREFNTTVVEYTSYADTKTIPGHYVIYWELLVKDPAHAPTGEVLAQCCFAMEESMNSVYRQSRVADNSVGPLEIRVVRNGTFEELMDYAISRGASINQYKAPRCVSFTPIVELLDARVLSAHFSPAAPNWTPERRV; from the exons ATGGCCGTCGATTCTTGTCTCTCATCGCCTGTCTGCCCGCCCGTGAATGAGAAATTCGCTAAGGCTCTTCAATTTATTGAGGAGATGACCGGAAACACTGACACTGTGCAAGAGAAAGTGTTGGCTGAAATACTTGCCCGAAATGCCGACACTGAGTACCTTCAGAGGTTCCATCTTGGTGGTGCCACCGACCGAGACACGTTCAAGTCCAAGATTCCGGTGGTGACGTACGAGGATCTTCAGCCGGAGATCCAACGTATAGCAAATGGCGATCGCTCTCCAATTCTTTGCTCTCACCCCATCTCTGAATTCCTCACTAG TTCGGGGACATCAGCTGGTGAAAGAAAGCTCATGCCAAcaattcgagaagaaatggATCGCCGGCAGCTCTTGTACTCCCTTCTCATGCCGGTGATGTCCCT ATATGTGCCGGGACTGGACAAAGGGAAAGGGCTCTACTTTCTATTCGTGAAGGCAGAAACCAAGACTCCAGGCGGGCTGGTCGCACGCCCCGTTCTCACTAGCTACTACAAAAGCGACCACTTCAAGACCCGACCCTATGACCCGTACAACGTTTACACCAGCCCGGATGAGGCCATTCTCTGCTCTGATTCCTTCCAAAGCATGTATACCCAAATGCTCTGCGGCCTCCTCATGCGAGAAGAGGTCCTCCGCGTCGGAGCTGTTTTTGCCTCGGGTCTTCTCCGCGCCATCCGGTTCCTCCAGCTCAACTGGCGACAACTCGCGCATGACATCTCCACCGGTTCATTAAACCCTAAGATCACCGACCCTTCTATTCAAGAGCGCATGGCCAAAACTCTTAAACCAAACCCTGATCTTGCTGAATTCATTACCAAAGAGTGTGAGGGCGAGAATTGGGAGAGAATAATCCCCAGAATATGGCCCAACACCATGTACCTGGACGTCATTGTTACGGGGGCCATGGCCCAATATATAACTCTTCTTGATTTCTACAGCGGCGGCCTGCCACAAGCCT CTTGCACCATGTACGCATCCTCAGAATGTTATTTCGGGCTCAATTTGAAGCCCATGACAAAGCCATCAGAAGTTTCTTACACAATCATGCCTAACATGGGGTACTTCGAGTTCATCCCCCACGACCCTGCCAACCCGGTGCAGCTTTCCCGGGACGCGCCGCCGCAGCTGGTGGATTTGGCCGACGTGGAAGTCGGCAAGGAGTACGAACTGGTTGTGACCACCTACTCTGGGCTGTGCCGATACCGAGTCGGCGACATCCTCCGTGTTACAGAGTTCCACAACTCAGCCCCCCAGTTCAAATTCATAAGGCGGAAGAATGTCTTGCTCAGCATCGATGCCGACAAGACCGACGAGTCTGAGTTGCAGAAGGCCGTCGAAAATGCCTCAGTTTTGTTGCGTGAGTTCAACACTACAGTAGTGGAGTACACTAGCTACGCCGATACAAAGACAATTCCGGGGCATTACGTTATATACTGGGAATTGCTAGTAAAAGATCCGGCCCACGCCCCGACCGGTGAGGTTTTAGCCCAATGTTGTTTCGCCATGGAAGAGTCGATGAATTCAGTGTATAGACAGAGCCGGGTCGCGGATAACTCGGTCGGCCCACTCGAAATTAGGGTTGTAAGAAATGGAACATTTGAGGAGCTCATGGATTACGCAATATCAAGAGGCGCGTCAATTAACCAGTACAAAGCACCAAGGTGCGTGAGCTTCACGCCCATCGTGGAGCTTCTGGACGCACGGGTGCTGTCGGCGCATTTCAGCCCTGCTGCGCCAAATTGGACACCGGAGCGGCGTGTTTGA
- the LOC105178327 gene encoding xyloglucan galactosyltransferase XLT2-like, translating into MSEHSSTSDLHSLRKPKNISPRNTLYYSTRVFFYKCSLLLLTLLFQAVILDFIFRAPSKSVSSLRHDLQVKASQLESQKCEYGMVYVYELPPMFNQELLDNCRDLDPWHSRCNAISNHGLGPKVTGLSGVPENLVSAWYWTDMFAGEVIYHARILKHKCRTTEPGLATAFYIPFYAGLAVAKYLFTNYTAKQRDWHCERLLNWVQDQPPWRRSNGSDHFIMLGRMTWDFRRSRDEDWGSSFVHMPLMKRVLRLGVERDPWDQLEISVPYPTGFHPKSKSEIDQWMNFVHNHKRTSLFAFVGAKRNVKGDFRTILQDQCYNESSSCRVVDCSGTRCYDGTSEILEAFLASDFCLQPRGDAFTRRSTFDCMLAGSIPVFFWKRSIYRQYEWFLGNKSEKFSVFIDRKDVRKGMSIRKVLEGYSRDEVRKMREKIISLIPKFVYSISDEEGSPKDGFDLAIDGVLKRFLEQKGKKNGKDEI; encoded by the coding sequence ATGTCGGAGCACTCATCCACATCCGACCTCCACTCCCTTAGAAAACCCAAGAACATTTCTCCAAGAAACACGCTTTATTACTCTACTCGCGTTTTCTTCTACAAATGTTCGCTGCTACTGCTAACCCTTCTCTTCCAAGCTGTCATTCTAGACTTCATTTTTCGTGCTCCATCAAAATCAGTGTCTTCACTTCGTCATGATTTGCAGGTAAAAGCTTCTCAGCTGGAATCGCAGAAGTGCGAGTACGGGATGGTGTACGTGTATGAACTCCCTCCCATGTTTAACCAAGAGTTGCTAGACAATTGTCGGGATTTGGATCCTTGGCACTCGCGTTGTAATGCGATTTCAAACCACGGGCTCGGGCCGAAAGTGACTGGGCTATCCGGCGTGCCGGAGAATCTCGTTTCGGCGTGGTATTGGACGGACATGTTTGCCGGAGAGGTCATTTACCATGCTAGAATCTTGAAGCACAAGTGTAGGACGACGGAGCCGGGATTAGCTACGGCGTTCTACATACCGTTCTATGCTGGACTTGCGGTGGCGAAGTATTTGTTCACTAACTACACTGCAAAACAGAGGGACTGGCATTGTGAGAGGTTACTGAACTGGGTCCAGGATCAGCCGCCCTGGAGGAGATCCAACGGCTCCGATCACTTCATCATGCTAGGTAGAATGACGTGGGACTTTCGGCGGTCGAGGGATGAAGACTGGGGATCCAGCTTCGTGCACATGCCCTTGATGAAACGAGTCCTACGGCTGGGAGTCGAAAGAGACCCTTGGGACCAGCTGGAGATCAGTGTACCTTACCCCACAGGATTCCATCCAAAGTCAAAATCGGAAATAGACCAATGGATGAATTTTGTACACAACCATAAGAGAACAAGCCTGTTTGCTTTTGTTGGGGCCAAACGTAATGTGAAAGGTGATTTCCGGACCATATTACAGGACCAGTGCTACAATGAGTCGAGCTCGTGTCGAGTGGTTGATTGTTCTGGGACACGTTGCTACGATGGCACGTCGGAGATCCTAGAAGCATTCTTGGCCTCCGACTTCTGCTTGCAGCCTCGGGGTGATGCATTCACTCGAAGGTCCACGTTTGATTGCATGTTGGCCGGTTCAATACCCGTTTTCTTCTGGAAAAGAAGCATTTACCGACAATACGAGTGGTTCTTGGGCAACAAGTCGGAGAAATTCTCAGTTTTTATAGATCGAAAAGACGTACGAAAAGGTATGTCGATAAGAAAAGTGTTGGAGGGGTACAGTAGAGACGAGGTgagaaaaatgagagaaaagaTTATCAGTCTTATACCAAAATTCGTGTATAGTATTAGTGATGAAGAGGGGAGTCCTAAAGATGGTTTTGATCTTGCTATTGATGGAGTGTTGAAGAGGTTTCTGGAGcaaaaagggaagaagaaTGGCAAGGATGAAATTTGA
- the LOC105177795 gene encoding xyloglucan galactosyltransferase XLT2, protein MVPSSPEAQTMKKPPKNTNFVTSTLNSVRIHFSSHPRFWLFIAFLWIQALIIFIARTPPPCFPDRTADVSATVPARYVAPPSNDDDAASNATLPETAPAPPYTDECPSGRIYAYDLPSMYNKDLVLTNCTDLDPWNWECGIITNHGYGRAATELRRILPEDLYKSWYHTNQYTLEIIFHHRILKHKCRTLQPESATAFYIPFYAGLAVGKHLWMNDTAKRDKHCKMMLRWVKNQPYWMKSNGSDHFMTIGRITWDFRRLTDPGKSWGSSFLNMPSMNKVSRFIVEKYPGDEMDVSVPYPTGFHPKTRDNLIEWQNFVRDYKRSSLFSFVGENRNWAENDLRRILMNYCYKEAGACRAVDCAVSECPTNSSVVLSALLESEFCLQPKGDSFTRKEVFDCIVAGSVPVFFWKTDYEQYEWFLPGEPESYSVFIDHEEVRNGKTSVKQVLMGYSKEEIRKKREKVIETIPRITYGKPNAGIRSFKDAFDIALDGVLERIKEEKEWADFLR, encoded by the coding sequence ATGGTTCCTTCCTCACCCGAAGCGCAGACTATGAAGAAACCACCCAAGAACACAAATTTCGTGACGAGTACCCTGAATTCCGTTAGGATCCACTTTTCCTCGCACCCTCGTTTCTGGCTCTTCATCGCTTTTCTCTGGATCCAAGCCCTTATCATTTTCATCGCTCGCACTCCTCCGCCGTGTTTCCCCGACCGTACAGCCGACGTCTCCGCCACCGTCCCAGCACGCTACGTCGCACCCCCTTCCAATGACGACGACGCCGCATCCAACGCCACACTGCCCGAAACCGCCCCTGCTCCGCCCTACACTGATGAATGCCCCTCCGGCAGGATCTACGCCTACGATCTTCCTTCCATGTACAACAAAGACTTGGTGCTTACCAATTGCACTGACCTAGATCCGTGGAACTGGGAATGCGGCATCATTACCAACCACGGCTACGGCCGCGCCGCCACGGAACTCCGTCGAATCTTGCCGGAGGATCTATACAAATCGTGGTACCATACGAACCAGTACACTCTAGAGATAATATTCCACCACCGGATTCTGAAACATAAATGCAGAACCCTGCAGCCGGAATCAGCTACAGCATTCTACATCCCGTTCTACGCTGGACTCGCGGTGGGGAAGCATTTGTGGATGAACGACACTGCCAAACGTGACAAGCATTGCAAGATGATGCTGCGGTGGGTCAAGAATCAACCGTACTGGATGAAATCCAACGGCTCGGATCACTTCATGACAATAGGCAGAATCACGTGGGATTTCCGGCGGCTAACCGACCCGGGAAAAAGCTGGGGCTCCAGTTTTCTTAACATGCCTTCGATGAACAAAGTTAGCCGCTTCATCGTAGAGAAGTACCCAGGGGATGAGATGGATGTTAGTGTTCCTTACCCCACTGGATTCCACCCCAAGACGAGAGACAACCTTATTGAGTGGCAAAACTTCGTGAGGGATTACAAGCGTTCCAGTTTGTTCAGTTTTGTCGGGGAGAATCGTAACTGGGCCGAGAATGATCTACGCCGGATTCTGATGAATTACTGTTACAAGGAAGCGGGTGCTTGCCGGGCTGTGGACTGCGCCGTCAGTGAGTGTCCCACCAATTCTTCGGTGGTTTTGAGTGCTCTGTTGGAGTCGGAGTTCTGTTTGCAGCCCAAGGGGGATAGTTTTACAAGAAAGGAGGTGTTCGACTGCATTGTAGCGGGTTCAGTGCCGGTATTTTTCTGGAAGACGGATTACGAACAGTATGAGTGGTTCTTGCCTGGGGAACCGGAGAGTTACTCGGTTTTCATAGACCACGAAGAGGTGAGGAATGGGAAGACGTCGGTAAAGCAGGTTTTAATGGGTTATAGCAAAGAGGAGATCcggaagaagagagaaaaggtGATAGAGACTATTCCGAGGATAACTTATGGAAAACCAAATGCTGGAATTAGGAGTTTTAAAGATGCTTTTGATATTGCTCTTGATGGCGTCTTAGAGAGGATtaaggaggaaaaagaatgGGCTGATTTCTTAAGATGA
- the LOC105177796 gene encoding cytochrome P450 81E8-like, translating into MEISWLYGLLWLFVLALAFNFSSKGKRKLPPSPAPALPLLGHLHHLKLPLHLTYHKLSQKLGPIFSLRFGTRLMVVVSSPAIVEECFTKNDIVLANRPQFILAKYIGYNYTTLVASPYGEYWRNLRRLTTIEIFSTARLNKFQSIRHDEVRLMLENLYKNSYQDFARVELRSRFAELTFNNIMRMVAGKRYFGEADENEEAKQFRDLIVEVVKLGGVSNPADFFPVFRWIDYKGLEKTLARFGAKMDAFLQRLIDQHRRDKGGNTMIDHLLSLQESDPAYYTDVIIKGIIMVMLLAGTETSASTMEWAMAALLNHPPKLDKARVEIDNLVGNNRLVNESDLSKLPYIQNIISETFRLFPTAPVLVPHEASADCKLGGYDIPRGTIVQVNAWAIHRDPTVWDDPTSFNPERFEEVGEVGPTKLLPFGMGRRSCPGNGLANRVVGLTLASLIHCFEWQRTDDALIDLTEGKGISRPKIPLEARCKARNVLQKALTQPA; encoded by the exons ATGGAAATAAGCTGGTTATATGGGCTCCTTTGGCTTTTCGTTCTTGCTTTGGCGttcaatttttcatcaaaagggaaaagaaaacttCCACCGAGTCCAGCCCCTGCACTTCCTCTCTTAGGCCACCTCCACCACCTTAAATTACCTCTTCATCTAACTTATCACAAACTCTCTCAAAAATTAGGCCCCATCTTCTCGCTTCGTTTTGGCACCCGCCTCATGGTGGTCGTCTCGTCTCCGGCCATCGTGGAGGAGTGCTTCACCAAGAACGACATTGTTTTAGCCAACCGGCCACAGTTCATCCTAGCAAAATACATTGGCTACAACTATACCACCCTGGTCGCTTCCCCGTATGGCGAGTATTGGCGCAACCTTCGCCGCCTAACCACAATTGAAATATTCTCCACTGCTCGCCTCAACAAGTTTCAGTCCATCAGACACGACGAAGTGAGACTTATGTTGGAAAATCTCTATAAAAACTCGTACCAAGACTTTGCAAGAGTTGAACTCAGGTCTAGGTTTGCTGAGCTAACATTCAATAACATCATGAGAATGGTGGCTGGGAAGCGGTATTTTGGTGAGGCTGACGAAAATGAGGAGGCGAAGCAGTTTAGAGACCTTATAGTTGAGGTTGTCAAGCTAGGAGGGGTATCAAACCCTGCAGATTTCTTCCCAGTGTTTAGATGGATTGACTACAAAGGCCTTGAGAAGACTTTGGCGAGGTTTGGAGCCAAAATGGACGCTTTCTTGCAACGTTTAATTGACCAACACAGAAGAGATAAGGGTGGAAATACAATGATAGATCATTTGCTTTCTTTGCAAGAGTCGGACCCTGCGTACTACACCGATGTTATCATCAAAGGAATTATAATG GTGATGCTCCTTGCTGGAACAGAGACATCAGCATCAACCATGGAATGGGCAATGGCTGCTCTGCTCAACCACCCGCCCAAGCTGGATAAGGCTAGAGTTGAGATAGATAATCTTGTTGGTAACAATCGCCTCGTCAATGAATCAGACTTGTCCAAGCTTCCATatatccaaaatattatttcggAGACGTTCCGTTTATTCCCAACAGCACCAGTACTAGTACCACATGAAGCATCCGCTGATTGCAAGCTTGGTGGATACGACATACCCCGAGGTACAATCGTGCAAGTAAATGCTTGGGCCATACATAGAGACCCCACAGTTTGGGATGATCCTACAAGCTTTAATCCCGAGCGTTTTGAAGAAGTAGGAGAAGTTGGACCAACAAAGTTGTTGCCCTTTGGGATGGGAAGGAGATCTTGCCCGGGCAACGGCCTAGCCAATCGGGTTGTGGGCTTGACCTTAGCATCTCTAATACATTGTTTTGAGTGGCAAAGGACTGATGATGCCTTGATAGATTTGACAGAAGGAAAAGGAATATCCAGGCCTAAAATACCACTTGAGGCTAGGTGCAAGGCACGCAATGTGCTTCAGAAAGCTCTTACTCAACCAGCTTAA